The DNA region gaggtggtggggACTTGTATTTGTAAGGGTGCGTTGGTGGAGGCTTATGCACtggtggaggaggtggtggtgactTGTACTTGTAAGGGTGCactggtggtggtggagaatGCACTGGAGGAGGCGGTGGAGACTTGTACTTGTAAGGGTGCGTTGGTGAAGGTGGAGGCTTGTGCACtggtggaggtggtggggaCTTGTACTTGTAAGGGTGCGTTGGTGGTGAAGGTGGAGGTTTATGCACtggtggaggaggtggtggggACTTGTAGTTGTAAGGGTGCGTTGGTGGAGGCTTATGCACtggtggaggaggtggtggtgactTGTACTTGTAAGGGTGCactggtggtggtggagaatGCACTGGAGGAGGCGGTGGTGACTTGTACTTGTAAGGGTGCactggtggtggtggagaatGCACTGGAGGAGGCGGTGGTGACTTGTACTTGTAAGGGTGCACtggtggaggaggtggtggtgactTGTACTTGTAAGGGTGCactggtggtggtggagaatGCACTGGAGGAGGCGGTGGAGACTTGTACTTGTAAGGGTGCACTGGTGGAGGCTTGTGCACtggtggaggaggtggtggtgactTGTACTTGTAAGGGTGCACTGGTGGTGGCGGAGAATGCactggaggaggaggtggtggggaTTTGTAGTGAtaaggaggaggtggtggtggaggggATTTCTTAGGAGGTGGAGGAGAGGAGTACTTGTAGTCTGCTGTGCTTTCTGATGGCAAGCTGAGAGAGATTGTTGCCACTAAAAGAGTGGCAAGGAGAGAGGCCATTGGAGACCCCATTTTTGCAAACTTCACTTAAGAATAGATCTTGTTCTGCTTCTTAGGCAACCCTCGCTTCTCTTTATATAGATTTGGCTTTTACCCTTGAACACGTAGCAAACCAATCATGGTAAAATATACTTTGGAGAAGTTTATAACCTTAGTGAAAGGTATGGAAATTGAATAGCTAATTCAAGTACTATATGTGTTCACTTGAAACAATGTTACTATGAATAGATCTTGTTTAATTATTGTGAAGAATACGTACATTGGCTTGGTCTGCGGCCAACCAGATAATTTACCACCTAATTCATGATGACTAGCTAGCTCGGGACTTCACCTAATTCATGAGTAAACGGAaagacatgtttttatttaccaAAACAatgtagttttagttttttttatttaaaaaaaaaaaaaaaaaagacagagtGTCACCACTGATACGTGACTCAGATCTAGAACCAAATTAATCTTGAATATAGTCTTATAATTGTACTATATCCATATGTCCTTTGTTTTTTAGCCAATGTAACTTCTAAATCAATTTCTCAGCCAGAAGCTagctataaaaaagaaaaaaaaaaatggcctaACTtctctgactttttttttcttctcggtGAGGGACCAGGCGGCTACGttatctctctctccctctctctcataattggaagtaaaaaaaaaaagtactttcTCCAGTCTAATCTGTCTCCACATTTTGATTTTTGCATGCCTTTAATGAGCTTTGAAATTACTAGATATTTCACGCTGTATCGTTTGCCGCCTCAGTTTTTTttagcctaaaaaaaatattaaggtgaTGCAATCGTTTtagaaaaagcaaaaacaaaaaattgaatttgaattattaacGTATTTAATcgattcaattaatttaataatatatataaaaaataacaatggtaaataaagtgaaaaacaaTGATAACCAAAAAAACTCAACCCAAATCCACcctaattaacatattaaatataCAATTTGAATATGATACCAGTATAATCTtaccaaaagcaaaaaatacCTTATTACATCTTATAGCAATGTTGTtggtttctttaaaaaaaagaaaaaacataatcattttatttttgtaatccATGTCTTGGTGTATGGTATTTATCAGGTTTTATATTTATGCTaaggtcttgttttttttttattttaaaaatacttttaaaaaaatttaaaaaaaattattttttatttacttcaatttaatatttatttttttgatatttttatatcattttagtatactgatatcaaaaataatttttaaaaaaatatatattattgtaatatatttttaaataaaaaaattttaaaaaataaccacaatctCACTTCCAAAACAcacttttaatttcaattcacCAAAGTCATTTATAATACCAttgctttctatatatatatatatatatatatatatatatatatatatatatatatatgcaaaggTAAAATCCCTTTTGGATTAATGTGCTACCAAACTGTAACCCAATTTAAAATTCTTGCTATGACCAAGTTCTAGATTTGATTAGTCATGTTCAGTTCCCTAGctagttgaattattttaatcacCGACTCTTAAATATACCACTCGAAATATATACTTAAGCAATGCTAactaatcaagaaaaaaaaagtattaactTCGGATTAGATTAATTCGTAATTATGACACTTTTAACTGGAGACAAAATGAATGATAAAGACTCCTTTCAATTAACTTTTATGTCTCAGATAATAACAAGATGCAATATTATTGTTCTTCTATATCCATAACACCCTTcagcataaaatatttttcaatatttatttttcaaaaataatattttataaaatattttttttaatgatagtaaaggaaaagaagatAGTGATTGTGGTGATGAAATAATAGTaatggtggaaaaaaaaaaagtgataataatgatgaatgGGAAGGCTGTGGAGAAGGAAGAGATAGTGGTGTTGATGGtgataagaataattaaatgatattataagtaaaatattatttgtaaaatattttataaactaaaattatttttgcgaaaataaatcatgttttgaaagcagattataaaataattttttattgattatttttttctggtaaaatattttaagagaaatcaatataaaaaaatactttttataagcaaatataaaattttttatgcgAAATAAATtgactaaaatattttaaaagaataaatgcagaaaatatattttgtttacgTTTAAAAGATGCGTGAATTAGAGGGGGGCGGATACATGTGTGATGGCTCTTTGCGAAGAAAGTTATCAATCTCCACGACTTCATCTCACGTGCCTTTGAGCAAGTAAACAACAGATCTGTACGGAAGAGTTGGTGAAAGACAGAACTAACGCCTGTGGAGGAGAAATGGAGCGCAAGACGttttgtgaataaaaaaataaataaaatttcgaAATGTACGTTCGTGTTATGGGAAGACGAAAagccatgtttattttttattttaaaaatatttttaaaaaattaatttttttttaattttaaattaataagttttaagtgttttggatcattttaatgcgttaatgtcaaaaattatttttaaaaaataaaaaattttattttaatacatttctaaatagaaaacatttaaaaaaaaaaccataactacatttctaaataagttaattttttgtagtacattttcaaatagttaagtaaaattttaatatattactatcaaaaacaattttttaaaataaaaaaatattattaaaatatatttttaaataaaaaaatacttcaaaaaataactgTCATTGTATCGTGATACAtctatatattataaaacacccaatttatttttcctgaAGCTAAAATGATTGTACATTTCTCCATTTCTGCACAACCTGGGATCTTCATTGTACAGGACGCAGGGGTTTTCTTATCTGCCTCTATGCTCTTGTTTCCAGCAGCTGTATCATAATATGATTATTggcttataaaaaaacaataatcatgtttaaattgtgtttagttattattatttttatataaaagagatAAAGACAATTAAGATGAAAGGGATATatactataaaattatttcaaaaaaatatttattttgatatttttatctctACTACCCCTGCAATTAAATGTCTtcctgtcttttttattttaaaataccaaCAGAGCACGTTTCTTGTGTTCATAGTATGATAAATGCCTTCTATGCGaagagtttttcttcttctcctattttctttctcttgagGACAAAGTCGAGACTTTAACGGGTTATTGAACGAGTCAATATTCATTTTCAAAGAAAGCAATTTGATCTTATCCCTGCAGCTTGTAAATATATCGAAATTGTTAATGATTCACAGCACATTACCTAAACCATGACTATCTCGTTATCGAGGCCATTATgaccgtgaaaaaaaaagaaaaactataccAATTCATTAACCTAATCATTGTCTATTGTTCGCTGAACCTAATCAAAACAGCCTGGAGTCTATCTTGAAACCTAATTATGTTCAGACTCCAAAATTCCAGATTCGCACCAAAGGGTCGTGGAAATTAAACTCTATGAAAGTGTTGATTgccaattaattaatcaaataccttGAATTATTTCAACTAATGCGTTCATCGTCATAATATagttataatagtaataattacgATCACCCCATAGGCGGAGGCATGGCAAAGGACTGGGGTAGGCTTTAATCTAGGtgaagattttatcaatattttttaattaattttatgtaaaaaaaattataattctcaattaaaatattaaaaaattctgaaaatttgcgTGGAGTcttctaatatgatgctttatcttgggttaaaatttcagaattttttgataaatttagaaatttgatgaaaaatcataattaatttgatcagttttacgttattggatgtaatttttcaatccgaccatcagatcgagttgaaattttatgagggatcttaaaatatattgaataaaatctaattaagattTTAGGATGAATGAAACttggtagtgctaacaaaaaaaaaaaaccgtcaaataaaaacaaaatgactcATGAagagtaaaatgattatttgcaattaaaaataaaacaaatcagctcctccttccttttatatgttgctgACTGAGCAGAAGcagaatagaagaagaaagaaaagaaaaggcgagaCAGAAATAGTAaaaagtaagggaaaaacataattaaaacaatttcaaaaaaaaaaaaaagtgaaagaataaccttgtaaacttataaaacactaatctagGGAAGAATTAAGTGAAGGAAGAAGGaattaaaagaggaaaaaaaattaattactttattttctagttgacatgagattgttattttatcccggTTGAGGGGTtattacaatattaattcagattcgattatagatgaattatattccacaaaacatcgaagaatgtaattttaatagtgagtttatttttactttcgcttgaattttatgtacttttaaatttattttttaatattttggataatatatttgaattaaaaactttactattaattttaaaaattcatgtacattagttaataattaattttaaaaaatatttatatatatttatttaatagctcaggataaaaaaatttcctaGCTCTGTCCTTGGATCACCCTGTAGTTCAACATGAAAATGGTGACATGAAAGCGATCGATTGTGACTTCGTGAGCAATTGAGTCCATAACGTAACTTAAGGGGGATCAGTTTCTGGCCTGGTTCGCCATAATTTGCCAGTGAGGCTCCTTTTTATTGCTGATAGACATAGCAGTTCAAACTCCTCGATACAGGACTTGATATTCCAATTACATTGTTCTAAACCAGTGAAATAATACAACCACTTGCCCATAGATTGctcccaaaaagaaaaacaagaagaagaaaagggcaTGCATAGAATCAAGCGTAGATAAGCACCACAGAAGGCGAAAAAAATCTagtgtttttgagaaaattattttcctttataAGCTCTTAAAAGAACTTTTACCAATGGAAAGAGCTATCATCTTCTATAACGAgactcttcttcttctgcaaAAATAGACTGCATGATGGAACCAGGTTGCTACTGTACCCTCTAAAAATAGAATAAGAAACGAACAAATAATTAAGCATACTGTTTCTCCTTCTTTGTAATTTCTTCTTCGCATAGAGACGTACGTCGCCTTGTAGGCAGACACGTAAAGTGATAACGAAAGAACAATTAATGGATTGATTAGATCTCTTTATCTGATTGCCATGTCGACCCCTTGGGATAGAGAGAGAGCATTTTCATTCCCCCGTTTAGGTTTAACCACCAGAGGTCGAACAGAGATGCAGTAATGTCATGACATGAAACCAATTTAATCGCTCTCGTTTTTATCTCGCAAGGAAAGAAAACTTATCCGTTGATGTAACacatttaagataatatttttgattaatCAACAGATTTAACACCTGGTTAGGCATatgcttttgaaaaatgaaGATTCAATGCATACGTACATGGAAACGTGTCTTTGTTTTGTTACTGATGGATACGTATTTTGGCGCTTTTTGAGCATTATTCATTGTAAAGGCAAGGGTGATAAACCTTTAATCGGTGGGAACTGGGAAGGGATTGATTGTATCTATATCCATTtggattttaagattttttcttttatttattgtactggtttttttatttaaagatctCTAAACCCCACCAAACTACTGCCAATCATCCACCCACCCTCTTAAATCTGGAGAATAAAATATTGAcatgataatataattattcattattcatattcaaagacaaaaaaaaaaaaaaaaaacttcattccTAACATATTGTATTTGTAATACTCTTACCAAATATGCTTCGGGGGCCGAGGATTAATTGGAAGGTTTAGATAATGCCTGGCTAGACAAATAGCTGGGAATACACCTTCACTAGAtggattaatttgattaattaactaaattccCAACATACCCAAATCCTAAACCACATTAACGTTATCTGGAAAGTGGATTATGTCTCCTTGCATACACTAATACAAACCCGAGGGTGATAATTAATTGTCGGCTcagaaaaaaaaacgcaaaccatttttatttttttttccttcctggcCTCTCCTTCCAGCATGCAGACCTCTGTATTTTGTACGTCGGTTTATTGGATCCCAATAAACGAGGATGGGCCTGGGAGGCATAATCGGCAATATCTGGGTAATGGGTTCCATTGCTTGGTTGAACACAGGCCCTGAGTGGGGACCAGGACTTGcaattgagttgaaattttggAATTTACAAACATGAAATAGAGATGGATAGTCCAGTACATCGGCTCGGTTCGTAGATCGGATagctaaaaagaaatataaccaTTAGCAACGTATTTCTTtagcaataatttttaatttttcattatgagtaaaaaaaattattgggagcCAAAAGCATTATGAAGGGCTGCAAAAACATgggataatattaaaaaaaataatgttataaaagaaataattttcatttgagTCAAATAGAGCAAGAAAGAATATAGTGATAGAATAAAATCTATGAAGAGAATAATCATGAAGAGTTGTAAAAATAAACGCttgctaataaaataaaataaaaatttattcattaaaaaaatagaatttcaatggatatttaataaaaaaaaaattaaattattttttcgtCAATCTATTTGAATTGatcaaaatgtaaaatttaaaggagagaataaaaaaaaaaaaaaaaaacaaacaaaataggCCAAGAAGGGGGTGTGGCCCTACATGCAtggcctatatatatatatataaaatagcatGGCTTGTGTGCCAagccttttaattttcttatactAAAGGGCAAAAGGCGCGCCACGCGcccttaaattgattttttttaaaaatggatgTCCATAATGTATTATTTGTTGgtctaattttcaattattgaaGGATTATTGGAAAGTAgaccatgaatattttttttatttaaaaatttgatttttaaccaAAATACATGATATACCTTGATAaatcaatttatgattttaaataaccttaaaattggtttaaattttcaaaatcaatctaaattcAAAAACCTTTTCAAGCATATCTACCATCTCAAGTGATgtgaattctaaaaaaaaccatagtgGAATTTATCTTGTCAAATAGAATTCGCAAACACaaagattaaagctttttcatggtcaaaatcaatgttaattgagatttttttttaattgaaatctaGAGACTATCTTTCCACTCTCAAATGGAGGActgaagaataataaaaattaagtcttggatcaaaattaaaatttttaaaaaccaaaggaaccaaaaaaaaattcaattggaaAAGCCGtgcattttctatgtttttttgtcTCCACTTTAATCCTCTATCTTTGAATTTTACCCTCTCTaaacaaattgaattaaatcGGCCATCAATTTGTTCCtgtaaaggatgaaataaaaaataaagttcggggaagaaataaaaacagagCACCATTGCAAACCATATCCAAAGTGCTATGGGACTCGTAAAAACATGTCTTGCGGTTTTTGCTAACGAGCAAGTGTTCAATAATCCTGATGAGGGCGTTGGCTGTGTAAGTTATATTGCTCGGACTCATATACGGATATCAGATATTTGGACTTGtcaaatttaagattttagaaGAGAGACACAGCTTggaattatttaaattttggatgCGGGAGCGAGATTATTTCACTtcacacaaaaatataaaaaaatactttttcttGATACTAAGCTATTTAGCTAGCCCACAATTCCCACTCCAAATATCATTAACTCATGACCCAATTAATTCTACAAGTAAGCCCAAATTCATTTCAATAAGGTTTTAGATGTATTAATCCAATGGATGGCGTTAAAAATTTTGCGGCCAGTTGTTTCTTCTTCTCGTTCCTCCTTTTTTCATCTACGGCGTGGAcattaaaacacacacacaatgcCACGACGGAACAGGTATCTGAAAACCAAAACTGCCGTGTTCAGAGTTCTGGAGGAGTCGGACTTTATTTCTTAGTCGTACCCACGTAGACACCAAAGGTACTTGGGGAAAGCCATAGGAGTCCGAGCATCACAAGGTATCAGTTCGGAATCATTCCATGAGTGCCGGATGCAAAATGCTAATCAATGAAGCGAAGTGACAGTGTAGACAGGAAGGCGAAAAAGCGTGTGCTTAACTGTCCAAGGAAAGATAGCGAACCTATAATGCAATGCCGATCGATGCAGTTCCAAACGAACAGATGAACAAAGTTCATCAGTCTGTCATGCAGATAAACACAAAGAAAGATGAAACACAAACAGAAAAGATCTCTCTTCCACAACTTGCTAGACGAGCTTCTCCAAAGCAAGGGGCAGCAGATcaacaaacataaaaagaagAGTACAAACAGCAAATAgctttacccaaaaaaaaaaaaagatgcttaAACTTACCCAAACGACTGCACCAATAAGATAGGGTAGCTATTTAATGGCTGCAACTTCCCAGCAAACAGTGCATTTATTGTAAAAACACAGCAAATTAGCAACCATGAAACCGGAAACCACATTCATGCAAGTCTCTTGAAGTTCTAAAgttcaacaattatttttttttttaaaaaaagatgactAGTATTCCTAATTGAATACTAGTCGTCATCTTTTGTCACACGAGTAGCATGCTTAAATTATCCCCAGAAGGATCTTCAATCAATGGCACCACACAAGGATTACATGGAATCATAAAGCGAAAGCCAAGTATTTAAACATTCCaaatattagaaacaaaatgCTAGAAAATAACTCCCAGCACCAAAGGTAAATGACTTGAGATTCAACAATCATCACACAACATTTTCTGCTAAATAAAATCGGTAAACTACCAAGTCATTTCCTGCAATTAATTGAACCCTCGTTATTTTGGTAGATCAAGATTATACATAACTAGTACAGCCAGGATGAGCAATCTAGCTTGCAAGTTCTAGATTATAGATTGTTAAATAAACACTCTGAAAAGGTGGATGAATGCAAACTAAGGAACTGTTTTGCATTGAAAGCTAGGTGTTCCTGCAACAAGTATTTTCACCTCCTTCCACGGCTTATAGGGCCAGATCTTGGGCCTGGGTGTCGAGAAAACTGCAGCCTCAAATACCTAGAATCAGGATCATGTTCATCAACTTTATAACCTGCAGATTAGATCCATGTAATTAGCATCTCCAGACATTTCAAACAAGTATGAGTAAATTGCTATCATGGGATgacttttatttgcaatttcaaTTCTTATTGTGGCAAGATGGATGATGAAAAGcgcaccccccccccccaacccaTCTAcaggaaggagaaaaaaagcaAAGCCATGGTACATATCATTCTCATGCAAGAATTTCTTCAGAACCAACTTAGTAATAGGAATATGTAAATTGGTGAGCagcagaaaaaaaatgttaataaggTGAGTCTTACACACGCAAACCCATATACAACAGTGTAAAGTAGAATAGCAGCCAACATCATTGTATTAAGAAAACCTCCAACCCCTAGCATTGGTTTCACTATAGatagataaaaatgcaaaatcatcaccttgCAAGGCACTCATCGCAGTTGCTGCACATTCTGGATTTACAAAATCGACAAAACAAAGGATGATAGGATCTCCACCACGCTGCATTCAATGAAAGACGAGTCACACTTTCCAAAAAGCCAGTTTGAGCATCAGATTACTAAACCAAGTATGAGAACATACTCTAACTCATCTACTTACTTGTCTAGCTTCTTTGCTCACAAGTCTAACTTCTTTATATCCCACAAAAGGTCGAAATATATCTATCACATCCAGTAAAGGAACATAAATCATAGTTGGAAAGAAAGCCTTGGTAACTAATAAAAAGAGCAAGACAAAGAGTATCATTATTGTGCAACATCACTACGACATTAAAAGGATACGAGCTACTTCCCTCCTTGAGCAGTCAGGAGGAAATCCTTCAACATATAAAGTGTTGGAAGCATCTGGAGGTAGATGTGCCATTTCACGATCTGACCTAGCAATTCTATCCTCTGTTCGCTGACGAACAAAACCAACATCTCTACCATTCGATGCCAGGTCTAGACCAGCAGACCGAGGGCGAGTCATTACAGCAGAATCAGCTATCGGAAGACCGCTCATTCCACCACCAATACCCCTTCCAAACCCAGCTCCTCCCAATGCACTGGCTTCTCTAGAAGCAAAAGTAGGAGCTTGCTTCACAAAAAAGGACGAGTAGATCAGCAAATACACAGGGGGGTAACAAAACAGCAATATATAGGGTTTGAAAAGAAGCATACCGCATTCTGAAGGTAGCGATCATATGCTGATCCTATAGTCTTACTGTCCTTGACAGTTTCATACCTAGTGCGATCATCATCAACATCTCGCGGATAATAGTtctgcatctcatagcttgaaGGCATATCTGCAAGACCCCCAAAATCAAATCCGTTGAGACTTCTATCCACATCTTACTTCTCAAAAACATACAAATTATCGAACCAGACAACCAAGCAGTAGCAACAGCAGGCACCGcctctattaatttttttttaaattcgacCAATAGTTCCAACATGCTTCATTGTAACAGTAATTTATGGATCTAATTCCAACAAAAAGATACAGTAATCCTAATCTGGCATCTAAATTTTGCATATAACAAAAGGAAGGGAGAGCAGAACGTACCGTAGTCGGAACGAGGTCGTTTTAGCATGCCGCTGGAAGGGACATTG from Populus alba chromosome 14, ASM523922v2, whole genome shotgun sequence includes:
- the LOC118031887 gene encoding uncharacterized protein isoform X1, producing the protein MGSPMASLLATLLVATISLSLPSESTADYKYSSPPPPKKSPPPPPPPYHYKSPPPPPPVHSPPPPVHPYKYKSPPPPPPVHKPPPVHPYKYKSPPPPPVHSPPPPVHPYKYKSPPPPPPVHPYKYKSPPPPPVHSPPPPVHPYKYKSPPPPPVHSPPPPVHPYKYKSPPPPPPVHKPPPTHPYNYKSPPPPPPVHKPPPSPPTHPYKYKSPPPPPVHKPPPSPTHPYKYKSPPPPPVHSPPPPVHPYKYKSPPPPPPVHKPPPTHPYKYKSPPPPPPVHKPPPTHPYKYKSPPPPPPMHKPPPPPTHPYKYKSPPPPPVHKPPPSPTHPYKYKSPPPPPHYIYASPPPLHKSPPPPHYIYASPPPPHHY
- the LOC118031887 gene encoding uncharacterized protein isoform X3; amino-acid sequence: MGSPMASLLATLLVATISLSLPSESTADYKYSSPPPPKKSPPPPPPPYHYKSPPPPPPVHKPPPVHPYKYKSPPPPPVHSPPPPVHPYKYKSPPPPPPVHPYKYKSPPPPPVHSPPPPVHPYKYKSPPPPPVHSPPPPVHPYKYKSPPPPPPVHKPPPTHPYNYKSPPPPPPVHKPPPSPPTHPYKYKSPPPPPVHKPPPSPTHPYKYKSPPPPPVHSPPPPVHPYKYKSPPPPPPVHKPPPTHPYKYKSPPPPPPVHKPPPTHPYKYKSPPPPPPMHKPPPPPTHPYKYKSPPPPPVHKPPPSPTHPYKYKSPPPPPHYIYASPPPLHKSPPPPHYIYASPPPPHHY
- the LOC118031887 gene encoding uncharacterized protein isoform X7, yielding MGSPMASLLATLLVATISLSLPSESTADYKYSSPPPPKKSPPPPPPPYHYKSPPPPPPVHSPPPPVHPYKYKSPPPPPPVHKPPPVHPYKYKSPPPPPVHSPPPPVHPYKYKSPPPPPVHSPPPPVHPYKYKSPPPPPPVHKPPPTHPYNYKSPPPPPPVHKPPPSPPTHPYKYKSPPPPPVHKPPPSPTHPYKYKSPPPPPVHSPPPPVHPYKYKSPPPPPPVHKPPPTHPYKYKSPPPPPPVHKPPPTHPYKYKSPPPPPPMHKPPPPPTHPYKYKSPPPPPVHKPPPSPTHPYKYKSPPPPPHYIYASPPPLHKSPPPPHYIYASPPPPHHY
- the LOC118031887 gene encoding uncharacterized protein isoform X2; its protein translation is MGSPMASLLATLLVATISLSLPSESTADYKYSSPPPPKKSPPPPPPPYHYKSPPPPPPVHSPPPPVHPYKYKSPPPPPPVHKPPPVHPYKYKSPPPPPVHSPPPPVHPYKYKSPPPPPVHSPPPPVHPYKYKSPPPPPVHSPPPPVHPYKYKSPPPPPPVHKPPPTHPYNYKSPPPPPPVHKPPPSPPTHPYKYKSPPPPPVHKPPPSPTHPYKYKSPPPPPVHSPPPPVHPYKYKSPPPPPPVHKPPPTHPYKYKSPPPPPPVHKPPPTHPYKYKSPPPPPPMHKPPPPPTHPYKYKSPPPPPVHKPPPSPTHPYKYKSPPPPPHYIYASPPPLHKSPPPPHYIYASPPPPHHY
- the LOC118031887 gene encoding uncharacterized protein isoform X4, whose protein sequence is MGSPMASLLATLLVATISLSLPSESTADYKYSSPPPPKKSPPPPPPPYHYKSPPPPPPVHSPPPPVHPYKYKSPPPPPPVHKPPPVHPYKYKSPPPPPVHSPPPPVHPYKYKSPPPPPPVHPYKYKSPPPPPVHSPPPPVHPYKYKSPPPPPVHSPPPPVHPYKYKSPPPPPPVHKPPPTHPYNYKSPPPPPPVHKPPPSPPTHPYKYKSPPPPPVHSPPPPVHPYKYKSPPPPPPVHKPPPTHPYKYKSPPPPPPVHKPPPTHPYKYKSPPPPPPMHKPPPPPTHPYKYKSPPPPPVHKPPPSPTHPYKYKSPPPPPHYIYASPPPLHKSPPPPHYIYASPPPPHHY
- the LOC118031887 gene encoding uncharacterized protein isoform X5: MGSPMASLLATLLVATISLSLPSESTADYKYSSPPPPKKSPPPPPPPYHYKSPPPPPPVHSPPPPVHPYKYKSPPPPPPVHKPPPVHPYKYKSPPPPPVHSPPPPVHPYKYKSPPPPPPVHPYKYKSPPPPPVHSPPPPVHPYKYKSPPPPPVHSPPPPVHPYKYKSPPPPPPVHKPPPTHPYNYKSPPPPPPVHKPPPSPTHPYKYKSPPPPPVHSPPPPVHPYKYKSPPPPPPVHKPPPTHPYKYKSPPPPPPVHKPPPTHPYKYKSPPPPPPMHKPPPPPTHPYKYKSPPPPPVHKPPPSPTHPYKYKSPPPPPHYIYASPPPLHKSPPPPHYIYASPPPPHHY
- the LOC118031887 gene encoding uncharacterized protein isoform X6, with product MGSPMASLLATLLVATISLSLPSESTADYKYSSPPPPKKSPPPPPPPYHYKSPPPPPPVHSPPPPVHPYKYKSPPPPPPVHKPPPVHPYKYKSPPPPPVHSPPPPVHPYKYKSPPPPPPVHPYKYKSPPPPPVHSPPPPVHPYKYKSPPPPPVHSPPPPVHPYKYKSPPPPPPVHKPPPTHPYNYKSPPPPPPVHKPPPTHPYKYKSPPPPPVHSPPPPVHPYKYKSPPPPPPVHKPPPTHPYKYKSPPPPPPVHKPPPTHPYKYKSPPPPPPMHKPPPPPTHPYKYKSPPPPPVHKPPPSPTHPYKYKSPPPPPHYIYASPPPLHKSPPPPHYIYASPPPPHHY
- the LOC118031887 gene encoding uncharacterized protein isoform X8, which encodes MGSPMASLLATLLVATISLSLPSESTADYKYSSPPPPKKSPPPPPPPYHYKSPPPPPPVHSPPPPVHPYKYKSPPPPPPVHKPPPVHPYKYKSPPPPPVHSPPPPVHPYKYKSPPPPPPVHPYKYKSPPPPPVHSPPPPVHPYKYKSPPPPPVHSPPPPVHPYKYKSPPPPPPVHKPPPTHPYNYKSPPPPPPVHKPPPSPPTHPYKYKSPPPPPVHKPPPSPTHPYKYKSPPPPPPVHKPPPSPTHPYKYKSPPPPPHYIYASPPPLHKSPPPPHYIYASPPPPHHY
- the LOC118031299 gene encoding RNA-binding protein 1 gives rise to the protein MTDGYWNRQQPSNVPSSGMLKRPRSDYDMPSSYEMQNYYPRDVDDDRTRYETVKDSKTIGSAYDRYLQNAQAPTFASREASALGGAGFGRGIGGGMSGLPIADSAVMTRPRSAGLDLASNGRDVGFVRQRTEDRIARSDREMAHLPPDASNTLYVEGFPPDCSRREVAHIFRPFVGYKEVRLVSKEARQRGGDPIILCFVDFVNPECAATAMSALQGYKVDEHDPDSRYLRLQFSRHPGPRSGPISRGRR